The following is a genomic window from Citrifermentans bemidjiense Bem.
TGTAGGCGGCCACTGTATCGGCGTGGTATGGGTGCACCTGGTAGGCCTGGAGATCTTCCAGCGAATCGAACCTGGTATAGAGTGCGATGTCCGCGGACCTGGGAGAGCGAATCACATCCACCCCCACCTCAAGCTGGCGCAGCATCTCGACCTTGCCGTCCATACTCAAAAGGAGCTGCTTTGCCTTTTCGATCCCTTCAGGAGTCGACTCCTTCAGCGTGAATAACACTATGTGCGCAATCATTTCTATCTCCCGTAACTTAATGGTGTTGCCTCGGATACCATGTAATACATCGGCGCCAGCCTCCCTGTCAACGGTGGCAGTCTCTGTAACGAAAAAAAAGGTTGCACGTCGGGGGCAATGCTGCTATAAGGACCAACAAGACCGTTATGGTCCTCTTTGAAATTTTCTGCTGGGGGGATGTGATGACTGGCATTTTGAAATTAATGAGTATACTTGTACTGGCCTCCTTAATCTACACCGCACCGGGCGAAGCGGCCGAGAAGGTCCTCTTCGACACCGGGCATGGAGAGCGTTTCCAGGTGAGCGACACCGGGCCTTTGCAGCTTTCGGGGCTGGCCGGGATAATGAAGTCGGCGGGCGCGCAGGTCGAGACCACCGATCAGCCCTTCAGCGACGCGACGCTCGCCGGTGCCCACGCCGTGGTGATCAGCGGCGCCTTCAACGCGCTGCACCCAGCCGAGATCGAAGCTCTGCTCCGCTTCATGCAGCAGGGGGGCAAGCTCGCCGTGATGCTGCACATCGCCCCTCCGATGGCCACTCTCCTTGAGCGGCTGCAGGTGACCTACACCAATGGCGTGATCCAGGAACGGCAGAACGTGATCGATAACGACCCCTTGAGGTTCCGCGTGGAGCAGATAGCCCCGCATCCGGCACTCTCCGGAGTGACCCGGTTCAGCGTGCATGGTGCCTGGGGGCTCTTGAACCTGACCCACACCGCCCGCATCGTCGCCTCTACCAGTCCGCAGGCATGGGTCGACGTCAACAGGGACCAGGTCCAAGCCAAGGAAGAGACGGCAAGCTTCGGCATAGCCGTTGCCGGCGACGTGGGCAAGGGAGGCTTCATCGCCTTCGGCGACGACGCCCTGTTCCAGAACAAGTTTCTTGACGACGACAACAGATACCTGGCCAGGAGTCTGGCCGGCTGGCTGAATAACTAATCAACCAACAGGAGGGAATTGAGCATGGCAGAGGCATTGGGAATCTACAAATGTGGGAGCTGCGGCAACATCGTCGAGGTATTTCATGCAGGCGGGGGCGAACTGGTCTGCTGCGGAGCGCCGATGACGCTGCAAAAGGAGAACACGGTCGACGCTTCCAAAGAGAAGCACGTGCCGGTGATCGAGAGGGGCCAGGGGAGCATCACCGTTAAGGTCGGGAGCATACCGCACCCTATGGAGAGCGCCCACTACATCGAGTGGATCGAGGTGATAGCCGACGGCAAGGTCTACCGCGCCCAGTTGCAGCCGGGGCAGGCCCCCGAGGCGACCTTCCCGGTCACCGCCAAGGAAATCAAAGTGCGCGAGTACTGCAACATGCACGGACAGTGGTCTGCGTAACGTAGAAAAGGGGACAGGCTACTTTTTTATTTGTAAAAGTAGCCTGTCCCCCTTTCAAACTAGTGACTTTACCGGTTCACACCCAAAGAGATAAAGGCGCGATTGTACTGCAACATCGACGGGCGCTGTTCAGCATCAAAATAAAAGGGGACAGGCTACTTTTCGTTTTGAAAAAGTAGCCTGTCCCCTTTTTCCTTCTTTTTACTTTCCTACCTGCCGCTGCGGCGGGCGGCGTGGTTCGCGGGGCGGTTGCCGCCGGGGTGCTGCCGGTGCTTTCCAGCAGGCCCGGAAGCATGGCCGCCATCTGCCGAGCCGTCTTTGCTGCCGTGAGCGGCAGGACGGCCGGAAGCGGCTGCGTTACCTTTCGCGCCCACTGCGGAAGCCGGTTTGGCCCCGGCGGGTCCGGCTGCGGCGGGTCTCCCGGCGCCGGGCTTGGCTCCGTCTCTCCGGCGCTGAGGTTCGCGGGGCGGCCGGGCGAACTCGGTGTCCTTTTGCGGAGCGGGGACCGCGTAGTCGAACCCCTCGATGCGGCGGCGCTCGATCTTCGTTCCCAACACTTTCTCGATGCTGCGCACCGTGTAGTCGTCTTCCGAGGTCACCATGGTGAAGGCGTCGCCGGTCTTGGCGGCACGGCCGGTCCGGCCGATGCGGTGGGTGTAGGCCTCGGGGGTATCCGGGATGTCGTAGTTGATGACGTGGGAGATGAGCGAGACGTCGATGCCGCGCGCGGCGATGTCGGTGGCGACCATGATCTGGAAGGTGCCATCCCTGAAGCCGTCGAGTGCCGCCTGCCTTCTGTTCTGGGAAAGGTTCCCCTGCAGCGAGGTCGCCTTGTAGCCGGCCTTCTCCAGTTGCTCCCCTACCCTCTTGGCGCGGTGCTTGGTCTTGGTGAAGATCAGCACGCTCTCGGTGTCGGTGTGCTTAAGCATCTCGAAGAGAAGCGGGGTTTTCAGGTGCTGCCCCACGGGGTAGAGCGCATGCGACACGGTAGCGGCGGGAGCCGTGCGGCTCACCTGCACCGTGACCGGGTTGCGCAGGATCTCATGAGCCAGCCTGCGGATATCGTCGGGCATGGTGGCGGAGAACATGAGGTTCTGCCTCTTGCCGGGGAGCGCCCTCAAGATCTTCCTCACGTCGGGGAGAAAGCCCATGTCGAACATCTGGTCCGCCTCGTCCAGCACCAGGATCTCGACCCTGGAGAGGTCGATGGTCCCCTGGGAGATGTGGTCCAAAAGGCGCCCCGGGCAGGCGACCACGATTTCGGCACCTTCTTTGAGCTTCTTGATCTGGGTGTTGATGTTGACCCCGCCATATACCGTGACGCTTCTCAGGCGGGTCTGCTTCCCCATGCCGTTCAGGGCATCGTTGATCTGCTCTGCAAGCTCACGGGTGGGGGCGAGGACCAGACCGCGGACATGCCCGCGCTCTTCCTGCACCAGGCGGTGCAGCATGGGAAGGCCGAAAGCGGCAGTCTTGCCGGTGCCGGTCTGGGCCAGGCCGAGTACGTCCTGCCCGGAGATGACCGAGGGAATCGCCTGCAACTGGATGGGGGTCGGGGTGACGTACCCCATGGCCTCGATGCCTGCCTGGACCTTGGGGTGCAAATTAAACTGTTTGAAATCCACTATTACTCCTGTCAATCGATGTACATGCCACAAAAAACCCCAGAAGCTTAGAAGGCCTTGGGGTCTTTGCTAATTAGAACTGGACTATAGCATGAAAGTATCGGAAGTAGGGATATTTTATTTTTCTCCCTCAGAGAGATTTCATTCGATGTGCCGGAAATCTCCTTGCGCTAGCGACGGTCCCTCCCCTCCCGACGGTCGTCGCTGCGGTCATCATGCCGGGCGTACTCCCTGTCGCGGTAGCTATCGCGGTCGCGGTCCCGATGCTCGCCCCAGCGGCCGTCGCCGCGGTCGTGGTCGTGCATGGAGACCGGGCGATACCAGCGCCCCCGGTAATGATCGCGGTCGCTCAGGTAGGCGCGGTACTCCCGGTCACGGTAATAGCGTATCTGTCTGTAGTCGTGGCGGTGCAACCGGTACGGGAGTCTTTCCCTGGTGACGTAGGCCCAGGGGCCGCCGTAGCTGCGGGACATGAACCAGCGGCCGCCCCGATTCTGGTAGTAGCAGTCGTCAAGGTAGACCACGTCGTATGGGGCGCCGACAGAGACGTAGAAGCCAAGGTTAGGAGAATAGATGAAACCCGCAGGCTCGGCGTAGACGGGTTCGCCATAGGCGACCGGCTGAGGATAACTTGGATAACTCGGATAGGTCACCACCGCCGCTGGGGGTGGCGGCGCGACCACCACCGGCACGCCGATGTTAACGCTTACGTCCATCCTTGCCTGAGCGCTCGCCGCACCGGCTAGCACGATGAGTATTGCTGCTGCGAGATGCTTTTTCATGTCCTTCTCCTTGGCGGCCTGAAGCCGCGCTGTCCTTTTCGGTAGTTTGCCTGTTGCAGCATCAACTCTTGCTTTGATTTTCACAATAGCCGCTCAATGTGGAGAAAATATGCAGCAATTGTGGAATTTCTGCTCCATCGGAAGATGCGATGGCGCATTGCCGGCATCTGTGTTAATAAAAAAGCAGCGTTACCAATTCTAATAGTGGGCTACCCATGAAGATAATGATCAAATACAGGCTGTTGATCGCCATGCTCGCCGCAACCGGGGCCGTGGTGGTCTCGATGTTCCTCATCATGCAGTGGAGCATCGGGCGCGGCTTCCTGGCCTACGTCAACACCATGGAAGAGGACCGGCTCGGACGGCTCGCCCAGGTGCTGGAGCGGGCCTACCAGGCGAACGGGAGCTGGGACTTCGTCAAGGACGACAACGCCACCTGGTCGAAACTCGTTGCCGCCAGCAGGGAGACAAGCGACCTGGACCGGACCGAGCACGGCGAGCGAAGAATGACGCCGCCCCCCCGCCGTTTCCCAACCTCTCCGGGCATCCCTTGCCGCCGCGCTTCCAATACCGTTTCGAGGGAAGGGTGCTGCTGCTCGATGCGCAGAAGGTGAAAGTGATCGGTATGCCGAGCGCCCAAGAGGCGGCGCAACTGCACAAAATTACGAGCTCCGGCAGCATCGTCGGCTACGTCGGGCTGCGCCCCAGGCAGCGCCTCACCGACAACTATCAGCTCCTTTTCGTCAAGCAGCAGAAACTCACCATGGGTCTCGTGGCGGTGGTTATGTTCCTCGTTTCCGCCGCGATCTCGCTACCTTTGGCCCACCGCCTGGTGCTCCCCATCAAGCGGCTCGCCGCCTCCATGCACCGCCTCGCCTCCGGCGAGTACAGCACCAGGGTCGCCGTCGGCCCCGAAGACGAACTGGGGCAACTGGCGCGCGACTTCAACACGCTTGCGCTGACGCTGGAGAACAACGAGCGGGCGCGCCGGCGCTGGGTGGCGGACGTCTCGCACGAGCTGCGCACGCCGCTTGCCATCCTGCGCGGCGAGATCGAGGCGATCCAGGACGGCGTGCGCCAGGCAGGCCCGGAGTCGATGCGCTCCCTGCACGGCGAGGT
Proteins encoded in this region:
- a CDS encoding Dabb family protein, with protein sequence MIAHIVLFTLKESTPEGIEKAKQLLLSMDGKVEMLRQLEVGVDVIRSPRSADIALYTRFDSLEDLQAYQVHPYHADTVAAYMRSVCSSVVAADYHC
- a CDS encoding DUF4350 domain-containing protein, giving the protein MSILVLASLIYTAPGEAAEKVLFDTGHGERFQVSDTGPLQLSGLAGIMKSAGAQVETTDQPFSDATLAGAHAVVISGAFNALHPAEIEALLRFMQQGGKLAVMLHIAPPMATLLERLQVTYTNGVIQERQNVIDNDPLRFRVEQIAPHPALSGVTRFSVHGAWGLLNLTHTARIVASTSPQAWVDVNRDQVQAKEETASFGIAVAGDVGKGGFIAFGDDALFQNKFLDDDNRYLARSLAGWLNN
- a CDS encoding desulfoferrodoxin, producing MAEALGIYKCGSCGNIVEVFHAGGGELVCCGAPMTLQKENTVDASKEKHVPVIERGQGSITVKVGSIPHPMESAHYIEWIEVIADGKVYRAQLQPGQAPEATFPVTAKEIKVREYCNMHGQWSA
- a CDS encoding DEAD/DEAH box helicase, translating into MDFKQFNLHPKVQAGIEAMGYVTPTPIQLQAIPSVISGQDVLGLAQTGTGKTAAFGLPMLHRLVQEERGHVRGLVLAPTRELAEQINDALNGMGKQTRLRSVTVYGGVNINTQIKKLKEGAEIVVACPGRLLDHISQGTIDLSRVEILVLDEADQMFDMGFLPDVRKILRALPGKRQNLMFSATMPDDIRRLAHEILRNPVTVQVSRTAPAATVSHALYPVGQHLKTPLLFEMLKHTDTESVLIFTKTKHRAKRVGEQLEKAGYKATSLQGNLSQNRRQAALDGFRDGTFQIMVATDIAARGIDVSLISHVINYDIPDTPEAYTHRIGRTGRAAKTGDAFTMVTSEDDYTVRSIEKVLGTKIERRRIEGFDYAVPAPQKDTEFARPPREPQRRRDGAKPGAGRPAAAGPAGAKPASAVGAKGNAAASGRPAAHGSKDGSADGGHASGPAGKHRQHPGGNRPANHAARRSGR